One stretch of Cygnus olor isolate bCygOlo1 chromosome 1, bCygOlo1.pri.v2, whole genome shotgun sequence DNA includes these proteins:
- the ASB13 gene encoding ankyrin repeat and SOCS box protein 13 isoform X2 produces MESPVGSGSLRGDISFWADRTPVHEAARRGEIRQLQQLIEGGACVNAVTYDSITPLHEASLRGQTQCVKLLLAAGAQVDARNIDGSTPLCDACASGSVECVKVLLSHGAKVNPPLYTASPLHEACMNGSSECVQLLIDVGANLEAHDCHFGTPLHVACAREHLDCVKLLLKAGANVNAAKLHETALHHAAKVKNVDLVEMLIEFGGNIYARDNRGKKPSDYTWSSSATAKCFEYYEKTPLSLSQLCRVTVRKAAGQRALEKIAKLNIPQRLIQYLSYN; encoded by the exons atgGAGAGCCCCGTGGGCAGCGGCTCCCTGCGGGGCGACATCA GCTTCTGGGCCGACCGAACGCCGGTTCACGAAGCAGCCAGGCGGGGAGAGATccggcagctgcagcagctgataGAGGGCGGCGCCTGCGTCAACGCGGTCACCTACGACTCCATCACCCCGCTGCACGAGGCGAGCCTGCGGGGGCAAACGCAGTGTGTCAAACTCCTGCTGGCCGCGGGAGCCCAG GTGGATGCCAGGAATATCGATGGCAGCACCCCGCTCTGCGACGCCTGTGCCTCGGGGAGCGTCGAGTGCGTCAAAGTGCTGCTGTCGCACGGTGCCAAGGTGAACCCTCCCCTCTACACGGCGTCCCCTCTCCACGAAGCCTGCATGAACG GTAGCTCAGAGTGCGTGCAGCTCCTCATAGACGTCGGTGCCAACTTGGAGGCCCACGACTGCCATTTTGGGACGCCCCTACACGTGGCCTGCGCCAGGGAGCATCTGGACTGCGTGAAGTTGCTGCTCAAGGCAG GGGCAAACGTGAATGCTGCTAAACTCCACGAGACGGCCCTTCACCACGCAGCGAAAGTGAAAAACGTGGATCTGGTGGAAATGCTGATTGAATTTGGAGGAAACATCTACGCAAGGGACAACCGAGGGAAGAAGCCATCGGATTATACCTGGAGCAGCAGTGCCACAGCAAAGTGCTTCGAGTACTACGAAA AAACGCCCCTGAGCTTGTCGCAGCTCTGCAGAGTTACGGTGAGGAAGGCCGCCGGGCAGCGGGCGCTGGAGAAGATTGCCAAGCTAAACATCCCTCAGCGGTTAATCCAGTACCTGTCCTACAACTGA
- the ASB13 gene encoding ankyrin repeat and SOCS box protein 13 isoform X1: MLLIHAGKRSLDLSFVGGGFWADRTPVHEAARRGEIRQLQQLIEGGACVNAVTYDSITPLHEASLRGQTQCVKLLLAAGAQVDARNIDGSTPLCDACASGSVECVKVLLSHGAKVNPPLYTASPLHEACMNGSSECVQLLIDVGANLEAHDCHFGTPLHVACAREHLDCVKLLLKAGANVNAAKLHETALHHAAKVKNVDLVEMLIEFGGNIYARDNRGKKPSDYTWSSSATAKCFEYYEKTPLSLSQLCRVTVRKAAGQRALEKIAKLNIPQRLIQYLSYN; encoded by the exons ATGCTCTTAATTCATGCTGGGAAGCGAAGCCTGGACTTGTCCTTTGTGGGTGGAG GCTTCTGGGCCGACCGAACGCCGGTTCACGAAGCAGCCAGGCGGGGAGAGATccggcagctgcagcagctgataGAGGGCGGCGCCTGCGTCAACGCGGTCACCTACGACTCCATCACCCCGCTGCACGAGGCGAGCCTGCGGGGGCAAACGCAGTGTGTCAAACTCCTGCTGGCCGCGGGAGCCCAG GTGGATGCCAGGAATATCGATGGCAGCACCCCGCTCTGCGACGCCTGTGCCTCGGGGAGCGTCGAGTGCGTCAAAGTGCTGCTGTCGCACGGTGCCAAGGTGAACCCTCCCCTCTACACGGCGTCCCCTCTCCACGAAGCCTGCATGAACG GTAGCTCAGAGTGCGTGCAGCTCCTCATAGACGTCGGTGCCAACTTGGAGGCCCACGACTGCCATTTTGGGACGCCCCTACACGTGGCCTGCGCCAGGGAGCATCTGGACTGCGTGAAGTTGCTGCTCAAGGCAG GGGCAAACGTGAATGCTGCTAAACTCCACGAGACGGCCCTTCACCACGCAGCGAAAGTGAAAAACGTGGATCTGGTGGAAATGCTGATTGAATTTGGAGGAAACATCTACGCAAGGGACAACCGAGGGAAGAAGCCATCGGATTATACCTGGAGCAGCAGTGCCACAGCAAAGTGCTTCGAGTACTACGAAA AAACGCCCCTGAGCTTGTCGCAGCTCTGCAGAGTTACGGTGAGGAAGGCCGCCGGGCAGCGGGCGCTGGAGAAGATTGCCAAGCTAAACATCCCTCAGCGGTTAATCCAGTACCTGTCCTACAACTGA